A region of the Hypanus sabinus isolate sHypSab1 unplaced genomic scaffold, sHypSab1.hap1 scaffold_1568, whole genome shotgun sequence genome:
TTCATTCCATTCAGGCTGGATTTATAATATTTCCTTCATCGTTAAAACAAAGTTTGACCCGTTTCCCACCCCTACGCCCGGTACGACCGAGTATGTCGTAATCTGGTTGGTTTCGCAGGTACCTCCCTCTCCGTGGGCAATGCATAAAAAATGTGAACCGTGTACATTGCGCCCCACCACACGAAGCCCAATACTATTCTAACCTCTGTACGGTCATCCGAGGCAGTGGAAGGCATGAAGCCTATCATAAAAGCACTTTCGGATCAGGAAGTGCTGCTACCAACCTGTGGTCCTTGTAATTTTCCTGTTTTACCGCTTCCAAAACAAGGTTGTGATAATGAGTGACTTGTTTTTACAATACTTAATGGTTATTAACAAATTTATCTATACCTCCCGTCGTAGCCGATACCAACGTCATTCACTCCAGTATTCCTGTCACATCGGAATGTTATTCTGTTGTGGATCCTGTTCAGGTCTTACTACATAAGGATAGTCAGTAGTTGTTTATTTTTACTTACAGTGACAGCGGGAAGTGAATTGGACAATGTTGTATCATGGGTAAACTGAGAGCCTCTCTCTTTATACCGCAGGTAAATACTagtgtcacgttctccttcgggtgtaacgaaacgccgaatttaacgtccggataaaccacagccaatgcaaaccagatcgcagtaagattaaccatttactgttcactcttcacattaacatatggtgaaaactgttgataaaacaatacaagattgatacagtatttgttccttccttaatatcacatttcaagtgtaaatacttgcaaaggtgactataactacattacactaaggtgcagtatacagggagagtttacctgctccattgactactttaaatacacttccatgcaaactatccgcgactctttaactaacgaaagcataaacattatctaccgacgttacctctaacaggatcactattaacatcttagttcaatatatcgattatctattaacttacagcgttgctctcactgtgatttctcatgcctgcaaaactgcttgtgctcaggtgagcctcgtggaaagcccccaccctcgcgctaatttcaaaccggtgttttcccacaagacgcggcgaaaccggatgtgacgtcatcgcatgccgatatattttacatgcaatgaatatactttaaacacttctaattctaactagaaaatactattgaatgaattactaagcgaaaatattataaactaaataactgtcgtaaagacagcacactccccgcttgaccttcgtaaggtcacaatgagcagagtacaaaacttagtctcttaatcagtcattgggtagaagtagaataacttctgtaactggcccttggtaaattttcacatcgccttggtcggtagtcttcaattcgatcttcctgacatgtccatcctcgatagggaatgtagcagtgattctggccgttggccagctgttgcgagcgacttgcttgtccctgagcaggactaagtctccaacttgaagattcctacggggttctgtccacttttgtctctgttgcaacaaaggtagatatttttgtctccagcggggccagaactgatttgccagagcctggacttgtctccattgctttgtgtacaaatccttgtctgagaagtctcctggtggaggaggtgctcctgccttctgcgtaaggagcgttgatggcgaaagtataaaggggttttctgggtcagaagacacaggtaggaatgattgtgcgtttataatggctgtgacttctgccattagggtgcacagtacctcgtgggccaatcgggtgcgttgctgtatctcaggtttccttttccaggttttccgtaaggacgtgaaccgtttgactgcctgctctttgttatctggtgagcgctggcgtggttctctgattggcaatggggcaaccccattatttgcttcatctctgaagaccttggtgtctttgggttttaaagaaatggtatcttgagctgattgtgcaagtttgttgtcatacttcgttagagcgaagactgactggcccagcgactcgtcgcttgcctcgcgcttgttaacgccttgttgtgcttctttagggtacacctcagtgaggcagatctcggaacaagaacggcttgactgagtttgaccgcaaacttctgtacagttcgagctgacaattgttgtcctggagtgaacctctccctccccgccgtcctgttgtgggggtgaaggagcgttgtcggttctttcattcttgacttcatcacggagccgtgagggtaaatttccttcctcgtatggatgtgatgcaatcgtgactctctgaggttcctcgtagctggggaagttatcgaatacgtatggagaggggagacgagcctgcctgtctatttgatattgtacatagtcgcttgtgcgttccagtctggtcctttctaaagtagatcttacttcggtcagatcacgcgacccttcagcttgttctatgtactttgcttccaccctggcagcttctctttctccttctagctgcagcacatgcaactctctcgatatttttgccatttccaactgggtttcggcttctctggcggcctcttctctttgtctggcagcctcttcggcttctctggcagcctcttctctggcagccttttctttctggatttcggcttctttggtggccagtttcattttcaaaactgcttcttgtctggcgtaacgcag
Encoded here:
- the LOC132387150 gene encoding uncharacterized protein LOC132387150, whose product is MSARSGIKSMAPSDKGSRTTSRKSTQARAKAEAAKVRLHYAKQEAVLKMKLATREAEIQKEKAAREAERAARKAEAAKALLRYARQEAVLKMKLATKEAEIQKEKAAREEAAREAEEAARQREEAAREAETQLEMAKISRELHVLQLEGEREAARVEAKYIEQAEGSRDLTEVRSTLERTRLERTSDYVQYQIDRQARLPSPYVFDNFPSYEEPQRVTIASHPYEEGNLPSRLRDEVKNERTDNAPSPPQQDGGEGEVHSRTTIVSSNCTEVCGQTQSSRSCSEICLTEVYPKEAQQGVNKREASDESLGQSVFALTKYDNKLAQSAQDTISLKPKDTKVFRDEANNGVAPLPIREPRQRSPDNKEQAVKRFTSLRKTWKRKPEIQQRTRLAHEVLCTLMAEVTAIINAQSFLPVSSDPENPFILSPSTLLTQKAGAPPPPGDFSDKDLYTKQWRQVQALANQFWPRWRQKYLPLLQQRQKWTEPRRNLQVGDLVLLRDKQVARNSWPTARITATFPIEDGHVRKIELKTTDQGDVKIYQGPVTEVILLLPND